One window of Candidatus Rokuibacteriota bacterium genomic DNA carries:
- a CDS encoding glycosyltransferase, with amino-acid sequence MRIGIFTNNYLPMRGGVTSSVQTLADGLTALGHHVWVFAPQFAGASGDPAGVLRFPSFPAPTYPDFSLPVPWSHRLCRQIEALQLDIFHAQHPFLLGGTARRLARRAGRPLVFTYHTHYEKYAHYVPLRRSLVECAAMRCSTRFAGRSDLVLAPSRAVRDALRERGVTVPIQVVPTGVPLRLFVPGDRSRARAARGLLPDDPVLLYVGRLDREKSVELLLDAFEIVAEVLPRARLLLVGQGSHAGELRARTEATTVRDRVSFVGVKPRESLPDYYRAADLFWFASRTETQGLVLAEAAACGLPAVAVAAPGMQEVVADGETGLLIKADPAALAEAAIGLLLDPARREAMGARARDLAHRQFDADAQALRVSRLYARLLEGPRS; translated from the coding sequence GTGCGGATCGGGATCTTCACGAACAATTACCTCCCCATGCGGGGAGGGGTGACGAGCTCGGTCCAGACTCTGGCGGACGGTCTCACGGCGCTCGGCCACCACGTCTGGGTCTTCGCCCCCCAGTTCGCCGGCGCCTCCGGCGATCCCGCTGGGGTTCTCCGCTTCCCGTCGTTTCCGGCTCCCACCTATCCCGACTTCTCGCTGCCCGTGCCGTGGTCGCACCGGCTCTGCCGACAGATCGAGGCGCTACAGCTCGACATCTTTCACGCGCAGCACCCCTTCCTGCTGGGGGGCACGGCGCGCCGCCTGGCGCGCCGCGCGGGCAGGCCCCTGGTGTTCACGTACCACACCCACTACGAGAAGTACGCCCACTACGTCCCGCTCCGACGCAGCCTGGTCGAGTGTGCGGCGATGCGGTGCAGCACGCGCTTCGCCGGGCGATCGGACCTCGTGCTCGCGCCGTCGCGGGCGGTCCGTGACGCCCTCCGCGAACGTGGCGTGACGGTCCCCATCCAGGTCGTGCCGACGGGTGTGCCCCTCCGGTTGTTCGTGCCCGGCGATCGCTCCCGGGCGCGTGCGGCGCGCGGCCTCCTGCCTGACGATCCGGTCCTCCTGTACGTGGGCCGTCTCGACCGGGAGAAGAGCGTGGAGCTGCTCCTGGACGCCTTCGAGATCGTGGCAGAAGTGCTGCCGCGCGCGCGCCTGCTCCTCGTGGGGCAGGGGAGCCACGCGGGGGAGCTGCGCGCGCGGACCGAGGCCACGACCGTACGGGACCGCGTGAGCTTCGTCGGCGTGAAGCCGAGGGAGAGCCTCCCCGACTACTACCGGGCGGCCGACCTCTTCTGGTTCGCCTCGCGGACCGAGACCCAGGGACTCGTACTTGCCGAGGCGGCCGCCTGCGGGCTGCCGGCCGTCGCGGTGGCGGCACCGGGGATGCAGGAGGTCGTCGCGGACGGCGAGACCGGGCTTCTGATCAAGGCTGATCCCGCAGCGCTGGCCGAAGCCGCGATCGGGCTCCTCCTCGACCCGGCCCGGCGAGAGGCGATGGGGGCGCGGGCGCGCGACCTGGCGCACCGGCAGTTCGACGCCGACGCACAGGCGCTCCGGGTGTCGAGGCTGTACGCGCGGCTCCTGGAGGGACCCCGGTCGTGA